From one Lotus japonicus ecotype B-129 chromosome 3, LjGifu_v1.2 genomic stretch:
- the LOC130745950 gene encoding auxin response factor 4-like isoform X5 codes for MEIDLNDAVTEVDKNAYCNGDCENCASCVCSGSSSAIVSSSYLELWHACAGPLTSLPKKGNVVVYFPQGHLEQAASFSPFSPLDVPTYDLHPQIFCKVANVQLLANKENDEVYTQVTLLPQAELEGIYLEGKELEGVGEDVEGNGKTPAKSTPHMFCKTLTASDTSTHGGFSVPRRAAEDCFPPLDYKQQRPSQELVAKDLHGVEWKFRHIYRGQPRRHLLTTGWSIFVSQKKLVSGDAVLFLRGENGELRLGIRRAARPRNGLPESIVGNQSCYPNFLSSVANAISARSMFHVFYSPRASHADFVVPYHKYVRSIKNPVTVGTRFKMKFDMDESPERRCSSGIVTGMSDLDPYKWPKSKWRCLMVRWDEIVETNHQDRVSPWEVDPSASLSPLSIQASRRLKKPRTDLEADSPNHLITGGSGFMGFEESVRSPKVLQGQENTSFMSLYYGCDTVTKKPEFDIKSPSQPNLASTGVRKITAAAEVMRVHPFNYAGFTETNRLPRVLQGQEIFPLSSLTGKVDLSLGGWGNPHVSCTNYNLHQATKPSFHSLRPELLQTAYFPFGDIHKAGQGFSMLCSKPTNFQRENVAFNAPSTQSGIMRSEVGLSDLTIPNEQKLQDNISGTAASLGANIRILNDDNFDGKVNACKLFGFPLSGESTSQNLQNTAKRSCTKVHKQGSLVGRAIDLSRLSSYNDLLSELERLFSMEGLLREPDKGWRVLYTDRENDIMVVGDDPWHEFCNVVSKIHIYTQEEVEKMTIGMMSDDTQSSLEQAPLIMETSKSSSVCQPDSSPTVVRI; via the exons ATGGAAATTGATCTGAATGATGCAGTGACTGAGGTTGACAAGAATGCATATTGCAATGGGGACTGTGAGAATTGTGCTTCTTGTGTTTGTTCTGGTTCCTCTTCAGCAATTGTGTCTTCTTCTTATCTTGAGCTATGGCATGCTTGTGCTGGCCCCCTTACTTCCCTACCAAAGAAAGGGAATGTGGTAGTCTATTTCCCACAAGGCCACTTAGAACAAGCTGCATCTTTCTCTCCCTTTTCTCCATTGGATGTTCCCACCTATGATCTTCACCCACAAATCTTCTGTAAAGTTGCCAATGTTCAACTACTT GCTAATAAGGAGAATGATGAGGTTTACACCCAAGTTACTTTGCTTCCCCAGGCAGAG TTAGAAGGAATATATTTGGAGGGCAAAGAGCTTGAGGGAGTGGGAGAAGATGTAGAGGGAAATGGAAAAACACCTGCAAAATCAACCCCTCATATGTTCTGCAAAACACTTACTGCCTCTGATACCAGCACTCATGGGGGCTTCTCTGTTCCTCGTAGAGCTGCTGAAGACTGTTTCCCTCCTTTG GATTATAAGCAGCAAAGACCCTCTCAAGAGCTTGTTGCAAAAGACCTGCATGGTGTTGAGTGGAAATTTCGCCATATTTATAGAG GTCAGCCGAGGCGGCATCTGCTCACTACTGGCTGGAGTATTTTTGTTAGCCAAAAGAAGCTTGTTTCTGGCGATGCAGTTCTCTTTCTAAG AGGTGAAAATGGAGAATTGAGATTGGGAATCAGAAGAGCTGCTCGACCGAGAAATGGTCTTCCTGAATCAATTGTTGGTAACCAGAGCTGTTATCCAAATTTCCTTTCTTCCGTGGCTAATGCCATATCCGCGAGAAGCATGTTTCATGTTTTCTACAGTCCAAG AGCGAGTCATGCAGATTTTGTTGTGCCCTACCATAAATATGTCAGAAGCATCAAGAATCCTGTGACCGTTGGAACAAGATTCAAAATGAAATTTGACATGGATGAATCTCCAGAAAGAAG GTGTAGTAGTGGTATAGTCACTGGAATGAGTGATTTGGATCCCTACAAATGGCCCAAGTCAAAATGGAGGTGCTTAATG GTTAGATGGGATGAGATTGTTGAAACTAATCATCAAGATAGAGTATCTCCATGGGAGGTTGATCCTTCTGCATCTCTCTCTCCCTTGAGCATTCAAGCTTCACGAAGGCTGAAGAAACCGCGCACAGATCTGGAAGCTGACTCACCCAATCACCTAATTACTG GAGGCAGTGGGTTTATGGGCTTTGAGGAGTCTGTAAGATCACCCAAGGTCTTGCAAGGTCAAGAAAATACAAGTTTTATGTCACTATATTATGGATGTGACACTGTAACTAAGAAACCAGAATTTGATATCAAATCTCCAAGTCAACCTAATCTTGCATCAACTGGAGTAAGAAAGATTACTGCTGCTGCTGAGGTTATGAGGGTTCACCCTTTTAATTACGCAGGCTTCACGGAAACTAACAGGCTTCCGAGGGTCTTGCAAGGTCAAGAAATATTTCCACTGAGTTCCCTGACTGGTAAGGTTGATTTGAGCCTTGGTGGTTGGGGAAACCCCCATGTCAGTTGCACAAATTACAACCTGCATCAGGCAACCAAACCTAGCTTTCACTCTTTAAGACCAGAACTTCTTCAAACTGCTTATTTTCCTTTTGGTGATATTCACAAAGCTGGTCAAGGATTCAGCATGTTGTGCTCCAAACCCACCAATTTCCAACGAGAGAATGTCGCGTTTAACGCTCCTTCCACTCAGTCAGGGATCATGAGAAGTGAAGTTGGACTTTCAGACCTGACCATCCCAAATGAGCAGAAGCTACAGGATAATATTTCTGGAACTGCTGCTTCTTTAGGGGCAAACATAAGGATTCTAAATGATGACAATTTCGATGGGAAGGTAAACGCTTGTAAACTATTCGGATTTCCCTTGTCTGGGGAAAGTACCTCCCAAAATTTACAGAACACTGCTAAAAGAAGTTGCACCAAG GTTCACAAGCAAGGTAGCTTAGTTGGAAGAGCCATTGATCTCTCAAGATTGAGCAGCTACAATGACCTGCTGAGTGAACTAGAGAGGCTATTTAGCATGGAAGGCCTTCTAAGAGAACCTGATAAGGGATGGAGAGTCCTCTACACTGACCGTGAAAATGACATCATGGTTGTGGGAGATGATCCATGGCA TGAATTCTGCAATGTGGTATCCAAGATTCATATATATACACAAGAAGAAGTGGAGAAGATGACAATCGGTATGATGAGTGACGATACTCAGAGCAGTTTGGAACAGGCACCACTGATTATGGAGACTTCTA